The Zavarzinella sp. sequence AGATCTGTGGGACACCACCCGTACTGCGAATCCCATCACTGCCTTTGCGTGCCAACCGATCCAGGTGCCCATTGCAGGGGGTGATTTCGCTGAAAAGCGAGGCCACACCAATCATCGGCCGTTCAAAATCTTCATCCATAAAGCCCACAGCGCGCAACATTGCCCGGTTTGGTGCGCGTTTGTTGCCTTCCGTAGTTTCTAAACTGGTTCTTTTCGATTGTGTCATGGTTTCATCCTGCCATATTAGCGGTCTGGAAATAACGATTGTAAGGTCTGGCGCGAATTATTCAACAATACGTATTTTGTGCAAAAAAACGGAAAAAAGTACTGTATCGATATTTGCTCCTGTAGTGATTGTAATCTAGGTTCTTGTTGTCGCGAGTGAAACGATAACGACGCACTTGCAAGTAACAAAGCCAACTGGAACGTTGGTGATTACCCTCAAAACAGAGAGAGAACAGAGATGCGTAAGTTGACCAAAAAGTTTGTTGAGTTCATGAAGAAAGAAGATGGCCCCACCGCAGTGGAATATGCCGTCATGTTGGCTCTGATCATCGTGGTTTGCATTGCAGCAATCACCACCCTGGGCAGCAACGCCAGTGCAACCTTCTCTTCGGTTGCCTCCAAAGCCACCCCAGTAACCGGTGCAGCCAGCTAATTTGTTTATTAAAGGATTTTTCATTAACCAGACTATTTCAGGAGTAGAAAGATGCGTAAGTTGACCAAAAAGTTTGTTGAGTTCATGAAGAAAGAAGATGGCCCCACCGCAGTGGAATACGCCGTCATGTTGGCACTGATCATCGTGGTTTGCATTGCAGCAATCACCACCTTGGGCAGCAACGCCAGTGCAACCTTCTCTTCGGTTGCCTCCAAAGCCACCCCAGTGACCGGTGCAGCCAGCTAGTTTGCTGGATCAGGATAGTTCTCTCAGGCTCTCCCAGTGGGTTAACACCAACTGCGGGGAGCTTTTTTCGTTTCAACATGTCAACTGCATGAGAATGTTTTTCATGCAAGCATTTTTTCATCTTGTTTTTGCGCACCTTCAGATCACGGTTAGACAAGGCGCTTTGGATGCTGTGTGACTGGAACTGGCTTTTCATGAAGCAGAATTCGCAAAATAAATTCCACTTTTTGCATTAATCACAGATACTTGCGGTGCTTTAGACAATATCCGATGAGAAAACTTTCACTTTCTACCGAGACATGCCAGTGGGAACGGGTTCCATGAAGTTGCCACCTTGCAGTGGGGCCGGGAGGGTAGCGGGGTCACCCATTCCAGGTGTGTTGGTCTCCGCAGTGGTCAGTGACAACAGCATCTGACGTGCTTCTGCGTGCTGTGGGTCGATCTGCAGTGCATATTGCAGTTGCTGACGGGCCTGAACCAGATCCTGGTTGTGCAGCATCATCTGAGCCAGTCGGCAACGAGCTTCGGGCTCACGCATGCTGTTTGCCAGCCACTTGTAACCCTCTTCGTAACGCTTGGCCCGTGCCAGCGTGAAGCCCAGGTGGATCCGGTACATCCGGTTGTCCGGATCGGATTCGTGGGCCTTCTGATATGCTTCTGCAGCCTGATCGAACTTGCGTTCCTGAGCCAGTCGCACGGCTCGGCGTTCCCACACTTTGCCATTGTTGCCGTGCATTTCAATCAGCTTTCGCTCTATTTCCAGACGTTTTTCTACTTCCCCAGTATGCTGGTAAAGACTTTCCAGGCCGATGTAGGCATCGACGTTGGTGGGTTCAACAGCCAACGCCTGCTGGAACAATTGCCGCACCTGACCGATTAATGCTTCCCGCTGGGGTGGGGACTGCATCGGGTCACGCAGTAACATATCCATTTTAGCGTAAGCGTACTGGTTGTAAGTATTTGCGGAAAGTGGGCCTTCTTTATCCACCACTGGTTCCACCACTTCATTGACCTGAACGGTGTTGGGATTGTTGGGTGGAGGTTCCATTTGCGAAATCATTGTGGGGAAATTACTTTTGGAGCTCAACCCGAGAGTTTCGCATCCGGAGACACCCACCAGAATGCTGCCGCAGGTAAATAGTTGAAAACAGGCTGCTTGCGCAAACCTGGCGATTTGGTGCTGACGATCCCTCGAACTTTCCCCGTCCCTGTAGCGTGCAACCATTCCCCCGAATGATCACCACGAGACTGGAAAGTGGGTAAGCTGGGAGCTTTATTGAAACTCGGCAATAAAGCTGTTCGCTGCATCCACCATCAAATCCCGTGTTAAGTGCACAGGCTGTCCTCTGTATCGGCAAATTGCCTGCACAATTTCCAATAAATCTCGACAGTCGGACGCACGTGGGGCACGACCTTTGGAATAATAACGTTCGTACAGGTATTCAATTGCTTCCGGGCTCGGCTGCATTCCCAGCTTACGGGCGTAACGATTGAAAATTTTCTCATAAACTTCCCGCGTTGGTGCGTGTACCTGCACCTTGTGACGGATCCGACGCAGGAAGGCATCATCCACCAGATCTTTCGGATCGAGGTTGGTGGAAAAGATAATCAATTGTTCGAATGGCACCTGGATTTTCTTGCCACTTGCCACCGTCAGGAAGTCGTGTCGGTCTTCCAGGGGTAGAATCCAGCGATTCAAGAGTTCTTTTGGGCTGCACAACTGGCGACCAAAGTCGTCGATCAGGAAGACCCCACCGTTTGCTTTGAAGTGAATGGGTGCCTGATAGTACTTCACTTCTTTGTTGTAACGCAGATCAAGCATTTCCAGGCCTAATTCCCCACCGGTCACAATGACCGGACGGCGAATTTTCACCCAGCGTGCATCGACGGCATCCGCATTCAGCAGTTTGCGAACGCTGGCATCCGAATCGAACATGCTTTCATCGCTGTCTTCATCTGCCTGGTGCAGCGAAGGATCGTACAGGGTGATAATGCTCCCTTCGGCAATGAAGGCGTAGGGAACATAGATCGAACCACCTGCCTGGTTCATGAACTCGCCGATGGCACGGGCCATGGCCGTTTTGCCGTTTCCAGGTGGGCCGTAAATGAAGACGCTTTTACCGGAGACAATTGCCGGTCCCAGGGCGTTGAACATATCGTCCTTCACCACCAGGTGGGAGAACGGAGCGGACAACATCTCTGGACTGCATTGCATCCCAGTGACCGACTGGCGATAAGTTTGTTCGACATAATCTTCAATCGTGACGGGTGC is a genomic window containing:
- a CDS encoding Flp family type IVb pilin — translated: MRKLTKKFVEFMKKEDGPTAVEYAVMLALIIVVCIAAITTLGSNASATFSSVASKATPVTGAAS
- a CDS encoding Flp family type IVb pilin gives rise to the protein MRKLTKKFVEFMKKEDGPTAVEYAVMLALIIVVCIAAITTLGSNASATFSSVASKATPVTGAAS
- a CDS encoding tetratricopeptide repeat protein, whose protein sequence is MEPPPNNPNTVQVNEVVEPVVDKEGPLSANTYNQYAYAKMDMLLRDPMQSPPQREALIGQVRQLFQQALAVEPTNVDAYIGLESLYQHTGEVEKRLEIERKLIEMHGNNGKVWERRAVRLAQERKFDQAAEAYQKAHESDPDNRMYRIHLGFTLARAKRYEEGYKWLANSMREPEARCRLAQMMLHNQDLVQARQQLQYALQIDPQHAEARQMLLSLTTAETNTPGMGDPATLPAPLQGGNFMEPVPTGMSR
- a CDS encoding ATPase — protein: MNAMAMFEAEPYSAEAPAPPESLKEAGLSESFMGELLLRCLYTRGAMIGRDIAQLVCLPFKVIRDSLKFLKDEKNIEIVGGDLVGEVSYKYALTDKGRARANEAMEMCGYVGPAPVTIEDYVEQTYRQSVTGMQCSPEMLSAPFSHLVVKDDMFNALGPAIVSGKSVFIYGPPGNGKTAMARAIGEFMNQAGGSIYVPYAFIAEGSIITLYDPSLHQADEDSDESMFDSDASVRKLLNADAVDARWVKIRRPVIVTGGELGLEMLDLRYNKEVKYYQAPIHFKANGGVFLIDDFGRQLCSPKELLNRWILPLEDRHDFLTVASGKKIQVPFEQLIIFSTNLDPKDLVDDAFLRRIRHKVQVHAPTREVYEKIFNRYARKLGMQPSPEAIEYLYERYYSKGRAPRASDCRDLLEIVQAICRYRGQPVHLTRDLMVDAANSFIAEFQ